Proteins encoded within one genomic window of Phormidium ambiguum IAM M-71:
- a CDS encoding TIGR02921 family PEP-CTERM protein — MKKAFAVFFWVFNGTLLLIVYFGYLPYLAPAIITDAIAGQVPFNFLIPFVGLVGVPTTCTVIGAIPQQRRVVARDLSLFQIFYGIEAPFLLLCLFRFFILRDLNPATTLVLLTGLIGTIAFTHWLINASHPESNNTNLGHLIGHTLLLGMAIYLLIVVVFYNLPIAIYLLRYGANLLVFAIILSPLTVLIIGFFSMPWGMARTYYHAWRQSFNQLASRYSKSQVIALTVIAVVAWTGLFALLLPQPQIEAFKLLKTPPQTEKARQELLQKSNVIRNGLLTAYLASYRYPRYKDESVYYMYRDLLGSESSARSVQQMYDFLTYPFTYRGETQDQEKAAELYAQFFDTPIVRGERPAIEKALQSTFMRNEAKAGLMDVNKQRVLLSQQQITVKPQGDWADIEIYEVYQNQTSNQEEILYYFSLPETAVITGVWLGETGDRSKSFPFTVSPRGAAQQVYNQEVSRSVDPALLEQVGPRNYRLRAFPIPQKGRGEMHLWLTYKVLEQNSTWPLPQLQERRNIYWSSATKRIINGKNVGGKDGWLPDYLPATNVQQTVHQVTLPGGNLIQAKPFDSQYKLPQKERFAIVLDGSYSMNAHRPDVVASFRWLQEQILKQNTADLYLTVAQGEPKRLDNLQGFNPNQAVFYGTLQHRQMLQQFQKLQGNTKYDAIILLTDAGSYELTEDSKQVLSMSAPVWMVHLGGFPAAYDDATLQALQDSGGGVSGDMKTAMQRIGTPPTLGNSLVNLADGYAWFVSQTTEAPQAVGGFTPIAARQLVTHLSQQMQPKDVKQLDAIHAVAKQNGIVTPYSSMIVLVNDRQREDLKRAEQKSDRFNREIEDQQLPQPSSVGAPTPVSAVPEPAEWLLLLVGAIVLGLVYQFHRNTQLN, encoded by the coding sequence ATGAAAAAGGCTTTTGCAGTTTTCTTTTGGGTATTTAATGGAACGCTGTTGTTAATCGTTTACTTTGGGTATTTACCTTATCTTGCTCCAGCAATAATTACAGATGCGATCGCAGGACAAGTTCCCTTTAATTTTCTCATCCCTTTTGTTGGGTTAGTCGGCGTACCCACAACTTGCACAGTAATCGGGGCGATTCCCCAACAACGGCGAGTGGTGGCGCGAGATCTCTCATTGTTTCAAATATTTTATGGCATAGAAGCACCCTTTTTACTTTTATGCCTGTTCCGCTTCTTTATATTGCGAGATTTAAACCCAGCGACAACATTAGTATTGCTCACGGGATTAATAGGAACCATTGCTTTTACCCATTGGTTGATTAATGCCAGTCACCCCGAATCAAATAACACAAATTTGGGACATTTAATTGGGCATACCCTACTACTGGGAATGGCAATTTATTTGTTAATTGTGGTTGTATTTTACAACCTGCCGATCGCCATATATCTTCTTAGATATGGCGCAAATTTGTTAGTTTTTGCCATCATTCTCTCGCCTTTGACAGTCCTAATAATTGGGTTTTTCAGTATGCCTTGGGGAATGGCAAGGACTTACTATCATGCTTGGCGACAAAGCTTTAATCAACTTGCATCTCGCTATAGTAAGTCTCAAGTTATAGCATTAACGGTAATAGCTGTCGTTGCTTGGACGGGACTTTTTGCCCTGCTCCTACCACAACCACAAATTGAAGCTTTCAAACTGCTAAAAACGCCACCGCAAACGGAAAAAGCTCGACAAGAGTTGCTGCAAAAATCAAATGTGATTCGGAATGGATTACTCACAGCTTACTTAGCATCCTACCGCTATCCTCGGTATAAGGATGAAAGTGTTTATTATATGTATCGAGATTTGTTAGGGTCAGAAAGTAGCGCCCGTAGCGTGCAACAAATGTATGACTTTCTGACTTATCCTTTTACTTATAGAGGTGAAACTCAGGATCAAGAAAAAGCAGCGGAACTTTATGCTCAATTTTTTGATACACCGATAGTCAGAGGAGAAAGACCAGCCATTGAAAAAGCACTGCAATCCACTTTTATGCGAAATGAAGCAAAAGCAGGATTGATGGATGTTAATAAACAGCGGGTTTTACTGTCACAACAACAGATAACTGTCAAACCTCAAGGCGATTGGGCAGATATCGAAATTTACGAAGTTTATCAGAATCAAACTTCTAATCAAGAGGAAATTCTCTATTACTTTTCTTTACCAGAAACGGCGGTAATAACGGGAGTTTGGTTGGGCGAAACAGGCGATCGATCTAAGAGTTTCCCCTTCACTGTTTCCCCGCGTGGCGCAGCCCAACAAGTTTACAATCAGGAAGTTTCCCGTAGCGTCGATCCTGCTTTACTCGAACAAGTTGGCCCTCGTAACTATCGTTTGCGTGCCTTTCCCATTCCCCAAAAAGGTCGCGGAGAAATGCACCTTTGGTTAACTTATAAAGTACTCGAACAAAATAGTACTTGGCCTTTACCGCAGTTACAAGAACGACGCAATATTTATTGGAGTTCTGCAACTAAACGGATAATTAATGGCAAGAATGTGGGGGGAAAAGATGGATGGCTTCCCGATTATCTGCCAGCAACAAATGTACAACAAACTGTGCATCAAGTAACTTTACCAGGAGGTAATTTAATTCAAGCAAAACCGTTTGATAGCCAATATAAATTACCCCAAAAAGAACGATTTGCGATCGTTCTTGATGGTTCTTACAGCATGAATGCCCATCGTCCAGATGTTGTCGCAAGTTTTCGTTGGTTGCAAGAACAAATCCTCAAACAAAATACGGCTGACCTTTATTTAACAGTGGCGCAAGGAGAACCAAAACGCTTAGATAATTTGCAAGGTTTTAACCCAAATCAAGCCGTATTTTACGGTACGCTTCAGCATCGCCAAATGTTGCAGCAGTTCCAAAAATTGCAGGGAAATACAAAATACGATGCAATTATCTTGCTCACAGATGCAGGGAGTTACGAACTTACAGAAGATAGTAAGCAGGTACTCTCAATGTCTGCGCCTGTATGGATGGTGCATTTAGGTGGTTTTCCCGCTGCTTATGATGATGCAACTTTGCAAGCACTTCAAGATAGTGGTGGTGGTGTATCCGGTGACATGAAAACAGCGATGCAGCGGATTGGTACGCCGCCGACTTTGGGAAATTCTTTAGTTAATTTAGCTGATGGCTATGCTTGGTTTGTGAGTCAAACAACTGAAGCACCGCAAGCTGTAGGCGGTTTTACTCCAATAGCTGCACGTCAATTGGTGACGCATTTAAGTCAGCAAATGCAACCAAAAGATGTGAAACAGTTAGATGCGATTCATGCGGTGGCGAAGCAAAACGGGATTGTTACGCCTTATTCTTCGATGATTGTATTGGTGAACGATCGTCAGCGGGAAGATTTAAAACGAGCGGAACAAAAAAGCGATCGTTTTAATCGGGAAATCGAAGATCAACAATTACCTCAACCTAGCAGCGTGGGTGCTCCCACACCTGTTTCCGCCGTTCCCGAACCTGCGGAATGGTTGTTACTTTTGGTTGGTGCGATCGTCCTTGGCTTAGTTTACCAATTTCATCGCAACACGCAACTAAACTAA
- a CDS encoding AIM24 family protein — MEYLVKVLEPTDLWYLQNNINKETNKYYHPTKNIPFVQQVEIKLENSGVIIQKGSLHRCIGRLSYEIYKTDNRLRDIWVALTTEIEYNAPVYKGTGTVNLEPRQKGSFLHYTAIDILEHEQWEFDDGVFQFCSDNVVIGAKRLKYRQMLGSSDGKWRIAIKALPSKIAKAVLGTTEPAKVVELNRGEILIADFDMVKGFTKGINEDYRKLGHFGRGGGEGFVWVYEGEGRLLVTETEGMGLG; from the coding sequence ATGGAATACTTAGTTAAAGTTTTGGAACCGACTGATTTGTGGTATCTGCAAAATAACATCAATAAAGAAACTAACAAATATTACCATCCGACTAAAAATATTCCCTTTGTTCAGCAAGTTGAAATCAAGTTGGAAAATTCAGGAGTAATTATTCAAAAAGGTAGTTTACACAGATGTATTGGTAGATTATCTTATGAAATTTACAAAACTGATAATCGTTTACGGGATATTTGGGTAGCTTTGACTACTGAAATTGAATACAACGCGCCTGTTTATAAAGGGACTGGTACGGTAAATTTAGAACCGCGACAAAAAGGTAGTTTTTTGCATTATACAGCGATCGATATTTTGGAACACGAACAATGGGAATTTGATGATGGCGTGTTTCAATTTTGTTCTGATAATGTAGTGATTGGGGCTAAAAGATTGAAATATCGCCAAATGCTTGGTTCTAGCGATGGAAAATGGAGAATTGCGATCAAAGCTTTACCAAGTAAAATTGCGAAAGCGGTATTGGGAACAACTGAACCCGCAAAAGTGGTGGAATTAAACAGAGGTGAAATTCTAATTGCTGATTTTGATATGGTGAAGGGTTTTACTAAAGGAATTAACGAAGATTATCGCAAATTAGGACATTTTGGTAGAGGTGGTGGTGAAGGTTTTGTTTGGGTTTATGAGGGAGAAGGGAGATTATTAGTTACTGAAACTGAAGGAATGGGATTAGGTTAG
- a CDS encoding DUF3611 family protein — translation MQTHVEQTAIEDKFRRVANALRWTGWASFWVQLILLATTAIMLMLAISGRSFNQTVTPNPRLPAVNLNQGTTPGIGIGIFWAGCGIVALLIGLFIAFRQTRFARRLFNSNSQIHPQKSEVLQLLRWGVIAGLVGMFLTILGGGATLGVLLSKSIAQPQGVAIYDPTRIIRSLDIFVAAANMNGITAHFVGTVTSLGLINWLNRQ, via the coding sequence ATGCAAACTCATGTAGAACAAACCGCAATCGAAGACAAATTTAGAAGAGTTGCTAATGCTTTACGTTGGACAGGTTGGGCAAGTTTTTGGGTACAACTAATTTTACTAGCTACTACCGCAATAATGTTAATGTTGGCAATTTCTGGTCGTAGCTTCAATCAGACAGTAACACCTAATCCTAGACTACCAGCAGTTAATTTAAATCAAGGAACAACACCTGGAATTGGCATTGGTATATTCTGGGCAGGATGCGGAATTGTAGCATTATTAATTGGTCTATTTATCGCTTTTCGGCAAACTCGTTTCGCCCGAAGATTATTCAACTCAAATTCCCAAATTCATCCCCAAAAATCTGAAGTTTTACAACTGCTTCGTTGGGGAGTAATAGCAGGTTTAGTAGGAATGTTTTTAACTATTTTAGGAGGTGGTGCAACTCTGGGAGTATTACTATCAAAATCCATTGCCCAACCTCAAGGTGTAGCAATTTATGACCCCACAAGAATTATTCGATCGTTAGATATTTTTGTCGCCGCAGCAAACATGAATGGAATTACAGCACATTTTGTCGGAACCGTAACATCTTTAGGATTAATTAATTGGTTAAATCGTCAGTAA
- a CDS encoding alpha/beta fold hydrolase: protein MFGTENAWKHDYINCNGVKLHYVTQGKGSLMLMLHGFPEFWYSWRHQIPEFAKDYQVVAVDLRGYNDSEKPTNQSAYVMDEFIKDVKGIIEGLGYNKCVLVGHDWGGAIAWCFAYAYPEMVEKLIVLNIPHPAKFAQGIRTPQQLLRSYYMFLFQLPWLPEMVIQQFDYQIIENIFTGMAVDKNAFSKADIEAYKDAAAKRGALTASLNYYRNIFQQKLLDDNWGILEVPTLMIWGEKDTALGKELTFGTEAYVRIFQVKYIPDASHWVQQEKPELVNQYMREFL, encoded by the coding sequence ATGTTTGGCACAGAAAATGCTTGGAAACACGATTATATCAACTGTAACGGTGTGAAGTTGCATTATGTGACTCAGGGAAAAGGTTCTTTGATGTTAATGTTGCATGGGTTTCCTGAGTTTTGGTATTCTTGGCGACATCAAATTCCCGAATTTGCTAAAGATTATCAGGTGGTAGCTGTTGATTTGCGAGGTTACAATGACAGCGAAAAACCGACAAATCAATCGGCTTATGTAATGGATGAATTTATTAAAGATGTGAAGGGAATAATTGAGGGATTGGGTTACAATAAGTGTGTGTTGGTGGGACATGATTGGGGTGGTGCGATCGCATGGTGTTTTGCCTACGCCTATCCCGAAATGGTAGAAAAATTAATTGTTTTAAACATTCCCCATCCCGCCAAATTTGCTCAAGGTATTCGCACTCCCCAACAGCTACTCCGCAGTTATTATATGTTTTTGTTTCAGTTACCTTGGCTGCCAGAAATGGTAATTCAACAATTCGATTATCAGATAATTGAAAATATATTTACTGGCATGGCGGTGGACAAAAATGCTTTTAGCAAAGCAGATATTGAAGCTTACAAAGATGCCGCAGCGAAACGTGGTGCATTAACTGCAAGTTTGAATTATTACCGCAATATTTTTCAGCAAAAATTGTTGGATGATAATTGGGGAATTTTGGAAGTACCAACTTTGATGATTTGGGGAGAAAAGGATACGGCGCTTGGCAAGGAACTCACTTTTGGAACCGAGGCGTATGTGAGAATTTTTCAAGTTAAATATATTCCCGATGCTAGCCATTGGGTACAGCAGGAAAAGCCGGAGTTAGTAAATCAATATATGCGGGAGTTTTTGTAA
- the xrtO gene encoding exosortase O, translating into MIGEDKLIRVESNQSLSWATLGGSCLLVLSWLYLNLSSLQWLGQTLPKATPLSLILVVLAGLVLIVQGVRYFEKLSFSAVPVLRTLPLMVMMGSAIASITIPHFLNLEQLPVLLFILGTYGLLGLFFNPERWQKGLPLAFAIACLLPFSIQFTTGLGFPMRLLTAHAVERILAHGNVAAISSDDIILLENGIAHVDLPCSGMKSLWVGTLFLLAATWLENRRIGLHWLLVCIANFVLLVLANIARVLILVVTTYIFKQPEIAHLLHIPLGILGFSTACLFTWGLLRGVSRITREQGNKVTREQLKVLSGFNRSPYLTQIVLAVCIFGLTFVPHSPFKATPLPLTNLQASLSFPMQNVPLTSVEEEFFARYADTNAQKNWFEFKGVSGSMLLVSSTTRQAQHAPELCLAGMGFRLNGMKQQQITPELTGRWLSLNEGNRKAVYWFQSSQRTTDNFVSRIWGEVTRREPTWVMVSILFDQSYQPDNPEVVAFLSEVHHAIAHQFSGAMQ; encoded by the coding sequence ATGATCGGTGAAGACAAGTTAATTCGCGTTGAAAGTAATCAAAGCCTAAGTTGGGCAACTTTGGGTGGAAGTTGCCTATTAGTTTTGAGTTGGCTGTATTTAAATTTATCGAGTTTGCAATGGTTAGGGCAAACTTTGCCAAAAGCAACTCCTTTGTCTTTGATTTTAGTAGTACTAGCGGGGTTAGTACTGATCGTTCAAGGAGTACGGTACTTTGAAAAACTCAGTTTTTCCGCCGTTCCTGTGTTGCGTACTTTGCCTTTGATGGTGATGATGGGAAGTGCGATCGCATCCATCACCATCCCCCACTTCCTCAACCTCGAACAGTTACCCGTCCTCCTGTTCATTTTGGGAACCTACGGACTACTGGGACTCTTCTTTAACCCGGAACGTTGGCAAAAAGGATTGCCCTTAGCATTTGCCATTGCTTGTTTGCTGCCCTTCAGCATCCAATTTACAACAGGTTTGGGCTTTCCCATGCGTCTGTTAACCGCCCACGCCGTCGAACGAATTCTTGCTCATGGGAATGTTGCGGCAATTTCTTCAGACGATATCATTCTGTTAGAAAATGGGATTGCTCACGTCGATTTGCCTTGTAGTGGGATGAAAAGTTTGTGGGTGGGAACTTTGTTTCTCCTCGCCGCAACTTGGTTAGAAAATCGCCGCATCGGGCTACATTGGTTACTCGTTTGTATCGCTAATTTTGTCCTTTTAGTACTAGCTAATATTGCCAGAGTACTAATTCTAGTTGTCACAACCTACATTTTTAAACAACCAGAAATCGCTCATTTATTGCACATCCCATTAGGCATTTTGGGATTTAGTACCGCTTGTTTGTTCACTTGGGGATTGTTGCGAGGCGTAAGCAGAATCACAAGGGAACAAGGGAACAAGGTGACAAGGGAACAATTAAAAGTTTTAAGTGGTTTTAATCGTAGCCCTTACTTAACGCAAATAGTGTTAGCTGTTTGTATTTTTGGGTTAACTTTTGTTCCTCATTCGCCGTTCAAAGCCACACCTTTGCCTTTAACAAATCTGCAAGCATCCTTATCTTTTCCAATGCAAAATGTTCCTTTAACCAGTGTTGAAGAGGAATTTTTTGCTAGATATGCAGATACAAACGCACAAAAAAATTGGTTTGAGTTTAAAGGTGTTTCTGGTTCAATGCTGCTAGTTTCTAGTACTACGAGACAGGCACAACACGCCCCAGAACTGTGTTTAGCTGGGATGGGATTTCGCTTGAATGGCATGAAACAACAGCAAATTACTCCTGAACTTACAGGACGTTGGCTGTCGTTAAATGAGGGAAATCGTAAAGCTGTTTATTGGTTTCAGTCTTCCCAACGAACTACTGATAATTTTGTTTCTCGGATTTGGGGAGAAGTGACGCGCCGAGAACCAACTTGGGTGATGGTTTCGATTTTATTTGACCAATCTTATCAACCAGATAATCCAGAAGTTGTTGCTTTTCTGAGTGAAGTTCATCATGCGATCGCTCATCAATTTTCAGGAGCAATGCAATGA
- a CDS encoding low molecular weight protein tyrosine phosphatase family protein has product MKLLFVCSQNRLRSPTAEAVFAKYEGLEVDSAGLDREAEILLSSEAIQWADIIFVMEKSHRSKLSKKFQPWLKNKRVICLDIPDEYEYMETALVELLKKKVLPLLGTF; this is encoded by the coding sequence ATGAAATTGTTGTTTGTTTGCAGTCAGAACCGATTACGCAGCCCTACAGCCGAAGCAGTATTTGCAAAATATGAAGGATTAGAGGTAGATTCAGCAGGACTCGATCGAGAAGCAGAAATACTATTAAGTAGTGAGGCAATTCAGTGGGCAGATATTATTTTTGTAATGGAGAAGTCACACCGAAGCAAACTCTCAAAGAAATTTCAGCCCTGGCTTAAAAATAAACGGGTGATCTGCTTGGATATTCCTGATGAGTACGAGTATATGGAGACGGCTTTAGTAGAATTGCTGAAGAAGAAAGTACTACCTTTGTTAGGAACTTTTTAG
- a CDS encoding 7-carboxy-7-deazaguanine synthase QueE, with product MTDNFPKARLIELFSAIQGEGLNVGTRQIFIRFAICDLRCQFCDSAHTWQTPSACKIEQTAGKRDFATYPNPVELSSLLDWVEKLNQPGLHDSISLTGGEPLLHANFLVKFLPQLHSVTGLPIYLETGGHRPQELALVLPYLDSVGMDIKLPSVSGENHWSAHQEFLKLCHDANLEVFVKLIISSQTDPQELELTGELVAACDPQIPVFLQPVTPIANQPTILAPAPDLVLEWQSLMKKFVKQVRVIPQTHKMIGQL from the coding sequence ATGACTGATAACTTCCCAAAAGCACGATTAATTGAACTATTTTCCGCTATTCAAGGTGAAGGGCTTAATGTTGGGACACGCCAAATCTTTATCCGCTTTGCGATTTGCGATTTGCGTTGTCAATTTTGTGACAGCGCCCACACCTGGCAAACACCATCCGCCTGTAAAATTGAACAAACAGCTGGAAAACGTGATTTCGCTACCTACCCCAATCCTGTGGAGCTATCATCGTTATTAGATTGGGTAGAAAAGCTAAATCAACCAGGGTTGCATGACAGCATTAGTTTGACTGGCGGTGAACCGTTACTTCACGCAAATTTTTTAGTTAAATTTCTTCCGCAACTACATAGTGTCACTGGATTGCCTATCTATTTGGAAACAGGCGGACATCGCCCACAAGAATTAGCCCTAGTTTTACCTTATTTAGATTCTGTGGGGATGGATATTAAATTACCTAGTGTTAGTGGTGAAAATCACTGGTCAGCGCATCAAGAGTTTTTAAAGTTATGTCATGATGCTAATTTGGAAGTTTTTGTCAAGCTGATTATTTCCAGCCAAACCGATCCGCAAGAGTTAGAATTAACCGGGGAATTGGTAGCAGCTTGCGACCCACAAATTCCGGTATTTCTACAACCTGTAACGCCGATCGCTAATCAACCAACAATCTTAGCACCTGCGCCAGATTTGGTTTTAGAATGGCAAAGTTTAATGAAGAAATTTGTGAAACAAGTGCGGGTAATTCCCCAAACTCATAAAATGATTGGACAACTTTGA
- the leuA gene encoding 2-isopropylmalate synthase, with amino-acid sequence MLKNPAIKYRPFPAINLNDRTWPNQTITKPPIWLSTDLRDGNQALIEPMDIERKLRLFQMLIDIGFKEIEVGFPAASQTEFDFIRYLIEQQLIPDDVTIQVLTQARESLIRRTFAALSGAKKAIVHLYNATSPVFRQTVFGLNKNETIDLAVKAAKLFNELAAEQPHTDWYFQYSPETFTATELDFAKEICDAVIDVWQPTPQHPAIINLPATVEVATPNVFADQVEWMHRNLARRDSIILCVHTHNDRGCAIAAAELAQMAGAQRVEGCLFGNGERTGNVDLVTLALNLYTQGIDPGLDFSQINQVARTIEDCTQLPIHPRHPYVGDLVFTAFSGSHQDAIKKGFAAQKENAIWEVPYLPIDPADVGRNYESIVRVNSQSGKGGITFLLERDYDLVLPRRLQIEFSQVVQKVMDDEGKEMSSSNLKQLFDREYLQATEPYKYISHQLFETDVAGEMQRISAKLQINDKIVTINGSGNGPIDAFLNALNLDLRVDYYEERSLSQGSNAAAIAFIEIGGNFISNSVYGVGIHSNIVAASLLAILSAVNRASQRINGENKAIFPELIHC; translated from the coding sequence ATGTTGAAAAATCCTGCTATTAAATATCGTCCGTTTCCAGCAATTAATTTAAACGATCGCACTTGGCCAAACCAAACAATTACTAAACCGCCAATTTGGTTGAGTACAGATTTACGAGATGGCAACCAAGCATTAATTGAACCGATGGATATTGAACGCAAATTGCGTTTATTTCAGATGTTGATTGACATCGGATTTAAAGAAATTGAAGTTGGTTTTCCTGCTGCTTCCCAAACCGAATTTGATTTCATTCGCTATTTAATTGAACAACAATTAATTCCCGACGATGTGACGATTCAAGTATTAACACAAGCGAGAGAAAGTTTAATTCGGCGGACATTTGCCGCTTTGTCGGGGGCGAAAAAAGCGATCGTTCATTTGTATAATGCCACATCTCCCGTATTTCGCCAGACCGTGTTCGGGTTGAATAAAAATGAGACGATCGACTTAGCAGTAAAAGCTGCTAAATTATTTAATGAATTAGCCGCAGAACAACCGCATACTGATTGGTATTTCCAATATTCACCAGAAACATTTACCGCCACCGAACTAGACTTTGCTAAAGAAATTTGTGATGCAGTAATTGATGTTTGGCAACCGACACCGCAGCATCCAGCAATTATTAATCTTCCCGCCACTGTTGAAGTAGCAACACCTAATGTTTTTGCCGATCAAGTAGAGTGGATGCACCGCAATTTAGCCCGAAGAGATAGCATAATTTTGTGTGTTCATACTCATAATGACCGAGGTTGTGCAATTGCCGCAGCAGAATTAGCACAAATGGCAGGTGCTCAAAGAGTGGAAGGATGTTTGTTTGGCAATGGTGAACGCACAGGAAATGTTGATTTAGTCACTTTGGCGTTGAATCTTTACACCCAAGGTATCGATCCAGGTTTAGATTTTTCGCAGATTAATCAAGTTGCGAGAACGATCGAAGATTGCACTCAATTACCCATCCATCCCCGTCATCCTTATGTCGGAGATTTGGTGTTTACAGCTTTCTCTGGTTCCCATCAAGATGCGATTAAAAAAGGTTTCGCCGCGCAAAAAGAAAATGCCATTTGGGAAGTTCCTTATCTGCCGATCGATCCTGCTGATGTCGGTCGAAATTACGAATCAATCGTTCGGGTAAACAGTCAATCTGGCAAAGGTGGAATTACTTTTTTGTTGGAACGAGATTATGATTTAGTTTTACCGAGAAGATTGCAAATTGAGTTTAGTCAAGTCGTCCAAAAAGTGATGGATGACGAAGGAAAAGAAATGTCATCATCAAATTTAAAACAGTTGTTCGATCGAGAATATTTGCAAGCTACAGAACCATACAAATATATTTCTCACCAATTGTTTGAAACCGATGTAGCCGGAGAAATGCAACGAATCTCTGCCAAATTACAAATTAACGACAAAATTGTAACTATCAATGGTAGTGGTAATGGCCCAATTGATGCCTTTCTCAATGCTTTGAATTTGGATTTGCGCGTAGATTATTATGAAGAACGATCGCTTTCTCAAGGTAGCAATGCAGCTGCGATCGCTTTTATCGAAATCGGAGGTAATTTTATTTCCAATTCTGTCTACGGAGTGGGAATTCACTCCAACATTGTCGCCGCATCATTATTAGCAATTTTAAGCGCCGTAAATCGCGCCTCTCAGCGAATTAATGGGGAAAATAAAGCAATATTTCCCGAATTAATTCACTGCTAA